From a region of the Parus major isolate Abel chromosome 6, Parus_major1.1, whole genome shotgun sequence genome:
- the RAB11FIP2 gene encoding rab11 family-interacting protein 2, producing MMLAEQAQKWFPTHVQVTVLQAKGLKPKGKNGSNDAYTIIQLGKEKYSTSVAEKTLDPIWKEEASFELPGLLMQENPEKYILYLIVMHRSLVGLDRFLGQVAISLNDIFEDKQRRKTEWFPLESRQGKRTKDRGEINVNIQFMRNNMTASMFDLSMKDKTKSPFAKLKDKMKGRKNDGTFSDTSSAIIPSTHIPDTNLEVCSGEVQMKSKPKKPFLLGPQRLSSAHSMSDLTGPHVSSEKMKSSTVGYTHLFRRQLESFGSVDEGGSLKSPHRRTLSVDTSKMSQLDSTVDETALEAQNDPFNVSASLPQKFATLPRQKNPFEESPATWDQNISLFSKPVEIRKEIKKEKKEKVSLFERVTGKKDSKRSDKLSNGGSESSTDLKSPSAFGEAHQESFDYDSTNPFMANFKPTSMLPSSSFNVNPSGIEDLRKKTEGNPFDATAGYRNLTYEEVLQELVKHKEQLKKKDTHIRELEDYIDNLLVRVMEETPSILRVPYEPSRKAGKFSKS from the exons ATGATGTTGGCAGAGCAAGCCCAGAAGTGGTTCCCAACTCACGTGCAAGTTACGGTCCTTCAAGCCAAAGGTCTGAAGCCAAAAGGTAAAAATGGCAGCAACGATGCCTACACCATCATACAGCTGGGCAAGGAGAAGTACTCCACCTCGGTGGCCGAGAAGACGCTGGATCCCATCTGGAAAGAAGAGGCCTCATTCGAGCTCCCTGGACTACTCATGCAGGAGAATCCAGAAAAATACATCCTGTACCTTATTGTCATGCACAGGTCGCTGGTGGGGCTGGACAGGTTTTTGGGACAGGTGGCCATAAGTCTGAACGATATATTTGAAGACAAGCAAAGGCGGAAAACAGA GTGGTTTCCCCTAGAATCAAGACAAGGGAAGAGAACTAAAGacagaggagaaataaatgtCAATATTCAGTTTATGAGGAATAACATGACAGCAAGTATGTTTGATTTGTCAATGAAGGACAAAACCAAATCCCCATTTGCTAAACTAAAAGACAAAATGAAGGGTCGGAAAAACGATGGGACGTTTTCAGATACATCCTCTGCAATCATCCCGAGCACTCACATACCTGATACAAATCTAGAGGTGTGTAGTGGTGAAGTGCAAAtgaaatccaaaccaaaaaaacctttcCTCTTGGGACCTCAGCGGCTGTCCTCAGCTCACTCCATGTCAGATCTAACAGGACCACACGTCTCCTCGGAGAAAATGAAATCCAGCACTGTTGGCTACACCCATCTCTTCAGGCGTCAGCTGGAGTCCTTTGGTTCCGTTGATGAAGGGG GGAGTCTAAAATCTCCACACAGAAGGACATTAAGTGTTGATACTTCTAAAATGAGCCAACTTGACAGCACAGTTGATGAAACTGCACTTGAAGCACAAAATGACCCATTTAATGTGAGTGCTTCGTTACCCCAAAAATTTGCTACACTGCCAAGACAGAAGAATCCATTTGAAGAAAGCCCAGCAACGTGGGATCAAAACATAAGTCTGTTTTCCAAACCTGTCGagatcagaaaagaaattaaaaaagagaaaaaagagaaagttagTCTTTTTGAAAGagtgactggaaaaaaagataGCAAGAGGTCAGATAAACTTAGCAATGGGGGATCAGAGAGTTCTACTGACTTGAAATCACCGAGTGCGTTTGGGGAAGCTCATCAGGAGAGTTTTGATTATGATTCGACTAATCCGTTTATGGCAAACTTCAAGCCTACAAGCATGTTGCCATCTTCAAG ttttaATGTGAATCCTTCTGGCATTGAGGATCTCAGGAAAAAAACG GAAGGAAATCCTTTTGATGCCACTGCAGGATACCGAAACCTGACTTATGAGGAggttctgcaggagctggtgaaACACAAAGAGCAGCTCAAGAAGAAGGACACGCACATTCGTGAGCTCGAGGATTACATTGACAATCTTCTGGTTCGAGTGATGGAGGAAACCCCCAGTATTCTCAGAGTGCCATATGAACCTTCTCGGAAAGCTGGCAAATTTTCCAAAAGCTGA